CATACAAATCCACGTTTTTTGTATCGATATCAAACCCAATGACATTGATCTGCTTAAGATTTTCACGTGTGTGCCCCTTAATCACTCGATTTTTGAAATCGTAATATGTACCACCTCGGTACGTGTTCGGTGTCCAGTGTGATAATTGCTGATAACGGTCCTGTAACGCTTCATAAGAAGTAACAACATAACCTTTACCATTGATAAGGTCCTCTTTAGTAGGCGACACGAAAACTGCACCTTTGCGGTACGAATCATTCTTTTCAACTTTCTCGTAAGCTACAACTCTATCAAATGGTGCACGAGATCCTTTTTTCTTATATAAAAGCAGGCTATTATGGGTCATGAATTGCATAATATCAACCGGTGAAATGACACTTCTTATTTTGTGATCTAATTCATGCACTTCCATTTCGTACACCTCCTTTATATGTATATAAGAATGCTAGAATAATTTGTTGAAATAAGTATATCGAAATCGATTTTTGAAAAAGTGCGCTCTCTAAGCAAAATGCACCAAAAAAAATAAACCCCTTGAGGCCAATAGCCACAAGGGGTTTAGAATAAGTTGAAATTTATTTTTCTATGCAAGTTTCGCTGATATTTTGCACCAAATTAACAGAAAATGAACCATTTTTGATAAAAGGCAATTTTTATAAAAATGGAAGAAACCTTGTTCTATCAATCGTTTCAGAGATTCTATCCAATAAATTACTAAACAGGTTTCGCTGGTACACTCTTGCTTGTGGTGCATTTTTCATACACAGGTTCCGCTGTTTTTTCAACAATACCATTGAGAGAACGATGTATTTTTTTATTAATTTTGCTCATGAAAAGTAAAAAACTGTCGAGATAACAATGTTTTACTAGGTACACAGGTTCCGCCGACTTTTTTATAAATGCACCAAAAATGGAGCAATTCGATAAAGAATAGTACGCAGGTTCCGCTGAACGTCTAAAAAATGCACCAAAAACGGGCCATTTTTTATAGAAATAATATACAGGTTCCGCTGATGTTTTATAATTGGTGCATTTTAAGAGGTTAATTGAATGATAATGTACCAAATTTAGCATACTACCTAATCATACTATTTCTATTGATGCAAGACAGGAAATACTCTGTTTTTATTTTTCCCGCTTAAAGATATTTTTCACTTTTTTCACTGAAACCTTTGAACCGCCTCTATCTAGTACATTTTCAACGACCATTGCGACCATCAAATTTGAGGATTTCGTATCATATGCGATGAACCATCCATTTTCGATCCCTTTTTCACCTTGTTTTTGTTTGATTTCAGCTGTACCGGTTTTGCCTGAAAGTGGATAATCTGCCATTTCTGCAGCATGTGCTGTTCCTTTTTTGTCAGCGACGACTTTCCTTAGCATTGTTGAAATCATCTTCGCATTCTCACTTGTCATCGCTTGCTGCTTCAGCACCTGACTTTTTTGTTCATCAAGTAAAAGAATGGGCCTAATCATATTTCCGTCATTCATTAGTGGCGTGTAGGCGGCCATTAAATGAACGATATTCATTTGAATTTGTCCCTGTCCATAGCCAGAATCAGCGAGTGAAATGTCATTATCAAGACTACCAATCGTCGATGTTTGCAGTGGGAATGGATAAACGAGTTCCTCGTCAAAATTGAACCCCTTCAACCCTTGTGCAAATGAATCTTTGCCAATATTCAATGCGGTTTGAGCGAAGTAAATATTATCAGAGAGAACGAGTGCTTTTTCAAGGTTTACCGGATTTGCTTCGTGGACCCTCGTGACATAATAGCTACCCCAAGATGGATCCTTTTGCCATTTCAGCCCTTCAATTTCCACCGATTGTTCAGGAGTGATTGCTCCGTTTCTCAACCCAATAGAAGCAGTGATTGGTTTAAGAACAGAGCCAGGTGCATATTTCTGTTTAAAGCGCGTCATCAATGGCTGCCGTTTATCTTCCTGAAGAGTTTTCCATTCGTCAGCTGAAAATCCTAAAGTGGCTTGATTCGGGTCAAATGATGGACTACTAACAAGTGCGAGTGTTTCACCAGTTTTAGGATTCATTGCAGACGCTGCGCCCGCTTCCCCTTTTAACTCTTCATACACATTTACCTGTAAGTTGGCATCAATAGTAAGGCTTAGATCTTTCCCGTCCTCAACCTCTCGTTCAGCCAAGACCTTCTCGCTTCCGTCTTTCTTTTTAATTGTGATTTTCGCACCGCTTTTTCCTTTTAGTTGTTCATCAAACACCTGCTCAAGTCCTCTTTTACCGATAACATCAGTGCTTGTATAGCCTTTACCTTTCAGTTTCTCTAATTCTTCCGCGGTGATTGATCCAACATAGCCGATTAAATGGGCTGCGGCATCTTTATACGGATAAATGCGTGCTTCAACCCTTTTCATTTGCACCGGTTCTAAAGCGACTAACTGCTCGATTAGCTTCTTATCGTCCATTGAGATTTTTTTCAATGGAACAAACAAGTCCGGCTTTACCCAGCTCGCACCCAGCTCTTTGTTGATTTGATCTGGTGTTATTTTAAGGAGACTGGATAATTGCTGAATAACTGTTTCGTTTTGGTCGGCTAATTTTCCAGGTACCACGCCAACTTCGTACACTTCTCCATTCACGGCCAATCCTTTACCGCTACGATCGAATATTCCTCCTCGTTTCGGCGTAGTGGTGCTTAGCCCAATTTTGTCGCCTTCCTTCAACTCTGGAAAAATATATGTCGTGTTCCAGTCGACATACCAGTTTTTCTTTTTGTCTCTTTCCTCTTTTTTCAAATTGGCTTTTTGGGTAAATTCGATTTCGCCTGCGATACTTTCCATATTTGCAGAAAATGTATAATCAGCCTTTTCTCCCTTAGCTTGATTATCATCTTTTGGCTGTTTGAAAGTAATCTTAGGATCAGTGATTTGTAGGTCTTCGTATATTTTTTGATAGCGTTTCGTAAATTCCTCTTTGGTGATAGATTTTTTCGCATCACTCGTAAGGTAATCATACATCTTATCAAATTTTTGCTCATTCCATAAAGCTATGTATTTTGAGAATCGCTCTTGCGGGTTTGGTGATTTGCTGCATCCTGATGTAATAATCGCGACGATAAATAGCAACCCTAATAACTTTTTCATCATTTCCTTCCTACCTTCCTCTAACAATCCAAAAATCCTCTAAAGTTGCCCCTTATCGCGTGTAACCAATCTAGA
This Arthrobacter citreus DNA region includes the following protein-coding sequences:
- a CDS encoding penicillin-binding transpeptidase domain-containing protein, encoding MKKLLGLLFIVAIITSGCSKSPNPQERFSKYIALWNEQKFDKMYDYLTSDAKKSITKEEFTKRYQKIYEDLQITDPKITFKQPKDDNQAKGEKADYTFSANMESIAGEIEFTQKANLKKEERDKKKNWYVDWNTTYIFPELKEGDKIGLSTTTPKRGGIFDRSGKGLAVNGEVYEVGVVPGKLADQNETVIQQLSSLLKITPDQINKELGASWVKPDLFVPLKKISMDDKKLIEQLVALEPVQMKRVEARIYPYKDAAAHLIGYVGSITAEELEKLKGKGYTSTDVIGKRGLEQVFDEQLKGKSGAKITIKKKDGSEKVLAEREVEDGKDLSLTIDANLQVNVYEELKGEAGAASAMNPKTGETLALVSSPSFDPNQATLGFSADEWKTLQEDKRQPLMTRFKQKYAPGSVLKPITASIGLRNGAITPEQSVEIEGLKWQKDPSWGSYYVTRVHEANPVNLEKALVLSDNIYFAQTALNIGKDSFAQGLKGFNFDEELVYPFPLQTSTIGSLDNDISLADSGYGQGQIQMNIVHLMAAYTPLMNDGNMIRPILLLDEQKSQVLKQQAMTSENAKMISTMLRKVVADKKGTAHAAEMADYPLSGKTGTAEIKQKQGEKGIENGWFIAYDTKSSNLMVAMVVENVLDRGGSKVSVKKVKNIFKREK